The following are encoded together in the Corynebacterium jeikeium genome:
- the aroQ gene encoding type II 3-dehydroquinate dehydratase, with protein sequence MNAAQHEAPKVCVINGPNLNRLGKRQPEVYGTTTLADVEDLLAREAASLGIEIDFFQSNHEGELLERVHRAADDGAAVIINPGGFTHTSVALRDALAEIADGAGFVEVHISNVHAREEFRHHSFLSPLASGVIAGLGIYGYVAALRFFAQ encoded by the coding sequence ATGAATGCAGCACAGCACGAGGCGCCGAAGGTGTGCGTGATTAACGGCCCGAACCTCAACCGCCTGGGTAAGCGCCAGCCGGAGGTCTACGGCACCACGACGCTGGCCGACGTGGAGGATCTCCTGGCCCGCGAGGCGGCCTCCTTGGGCATCGAAATCGACTTCTTCCAGTCCAATCACGAAGGGGAGTTGCTGGAGCGTGTGCACCGTGCCGCCGACGACGGGGCTGCAGTAATCATCAACCCGGGTGGTTTTACCCACACATCCGTCGCACTGCGCGACGCGTTGGCCGAGATTGCCGACGGTGCGGGTTTTGTAGAGGTACATATCTCGAACGTGCACGCCCGCGAGGAATTCCGCCATCACAGTTTCCTAAGCCCTCTGGCCAGCGGCGTGATTGCCGGACTGGGGATCTACGGTTACGTCGCCGCCCTGCGGTTCTTCGCACAGTAG
- the efp gene encoding elongation factor P, with protein sequence MATTADFKNGLVLKVDGKLQQIVEFQHVKPGKGPAFVRTKLKDVVSGKTIDKTWNAGVKVETATVDRRDMTYLYNDGTSFVLMDEKTYDQIELAPHLMGDGAKFLLENTSVQVSFHEGEPLFAELPVSVELKIEHTDPGLQGDRSTGGSKPATLETGAEIQVPLFLETGNVVKVDTRTGEYLSRVNN encoded by the coding sequence GTGGCAACCACCGCTGACTTCAAGAACGGCCTTGTGCTCAAGGTTGATGGCAAGCTGCAGCAGATCGTCGAATTCCAGCACGTCAAGCCGGGCAAGGGCCCCGCATTCGTGCGCACGAAGCTCAAGGATGTCGTCTCCGGCAAGACCATCGACAAGACCTGGAACGCAGGCGTCAAGGTGGAGACCGCTACCGTTGACCGTCGCGACATGACCTACCTGTACAACGATGGCACCAGCTTCGTTCTGATGGATGAGAAGACCTACGACCAGATCGAGCTGGCCCCGCACCTGATGGGCGACGGTGCTAAGTTCCTGCTGGAGAACACCAGCGTCCAGGTTTCCTTCCACGAGGGCGAGCCACTGTTCGCCGAGCTGCCGGTATCCGTGGAGCTGAAGATCGAGCACACCGACCCGGGCCTGCAGGGCGACCGTTCCACCGGCGGCTCCAAGCCGGCCACCCTGGAGACCGGCGCGGAGATTCAGGTGCCGCTGTTCCTCGAGACCGGCAACGTCGTTAAGGTGGACACCCGCACCGGCGAATACCTGTCCCGTGTAAACAACTAA
- a CDS encoding shikimate kinase produces MSPRAVLVGLPGSGKTTIGKRLANALNLQLVDTDHMLEKKLGKTCNQIMGELGEPAFREQEAIVVAEALQTDGIVSLGGGAVVTESTRELLAEHTVVYLNVSIDEGVRRTSGSNTRPLLNVADPRGKYAQLFAQRSAFYEEVSNFMVRCDGKEPRRVVTDILSFIEEVRLERLTERDASHQIRPQ; encoded by the coding sequence ATGAGCCCTCGCGCCGTGCTGGTGGGGCTCCCTGGCTCCGGGAAGACAACCATCGGTAAGCGTTTGGCCAATGCGCTGAACCTGCAGCTCGTGGATACCGACCACATGCTCGAGAAAAAGCTCGGTAAAACCTGCAACCAAATCATGGGCGAGCTCGGGGAGCCAGCTTTCCGCGAGCAGGAGGCCATCGTAGTGGCAGAAGCACTGCAGACTGACGGGATCGTCTCCCTCGGCGGCGGGGCAGTGGTGACCGAAAGCACTCGGGAATTACTCGCTGAGCACACGGTGGTGTACCTCAACGTTTCCATCGATGAGGGCGTACGGCGCACGTCCGGATCGAACACCCGCCCGCTGCTGAACGTAGCTGACCCGCGTGGCAAGTACGCGCAGCTTTTCGCGCAGCGCTCTGCGTTCTACGAGGAAGTTTCCAACTTCATGGTGCGCTGCGACGGCAAGGAGCCCCGCCGTGTGGTTACCGACATACTGTCTTTCATCGAAGAGGTGCGCCTGGAACGCCTCACCGAGCGCGACGCATCCCACCAGATCCGGCCCCAGTAG
- a CDS encoding M24 family metallopeptidase, which produces MSEKFFDAYRTRRNKATAKIQASAHAALLISDLKNVRYLTGFSGSNALMVVREDGQHLLLTDGRYDTQIRLETGEPEDITIEIGGKLFDRAAEFAGKDFAVEPGLEYGQARTLGNPPVLDSVVEDLRLVKDELEIEALAAAGELADSVWRSFIEDNGIREGITEIQAAAELEFQLRTAGADGLSFETILASGLNATKPHAGVSRETIVPGLVTVDFGVYLDGYASDQTRTVCVGEPDELSRELYDVVYRAQKAGEAILAPGVALCNVDAACRDVITEAGYGEFFVHSTGHGVGLDVHEAPRAAAGVNPEKELVEGMTVTVEPGIYIPGKTGLRIENTYVITADGARSFNASPTELIVV; this is translated from the coding sequence ATGTCTGAAAAGTTTTTTGACGCCTACCGCACCCGCCGTAACAAGGCGACAGCAAAGATCCAGGCCTCGGCACACGCAGCCTTGTTGATCAGTGACCTGAAGAACGTCCGCTATCTGACCGGTTTCTCTGGTTCCAACGCGCTTATGGTGGTTCGCGAAGACGGCCAGCACCTCCTGCTGACCGACGGTCGCTACGATACCCAGATCCGCCTGGAGACCGGCGAGCCGGAAGACATCACAATCGAGATCGGCGGAAAGCTGTTCGACCGCGCAGCCGAGTTTGCGGGGAAGGACTTCGCCGTGGAACCCGGCTTGGAATATGGCCAGGCCCGAACGCTGGGCAACCCGCCAGTACTGGACTCGGTGGTGGAGGATCTACGCTTGGTTAAAGACGAGCTGGAGATCGAGGCCTTGGCCGCCGCAGGTGAACTAGCCGATAGCGTGTGGCGCTCATTCATCGAGGACAACGGTATCCGCGAGGGTATTACAGAGATCCAGGCGGCAGCGGAGCTGGAGTTCCAGCTGCGCACCGCGGGAGCCGATGGGCTGAGCTTCGAGACGATTCTGGCCAGCGGTTTAAATGCCACCAAACCGCACGCGGGTGTTTCCCGCGAAACGATTGTCCCCGGACTCGTGACCGTGGACTTCGGCGTATACCTGGACGGATACGCGTCCGACCAGACCCGCACTGTGTGCGTGGGGGAGCCCGACGAGCTTTCCCGCGAACTCTATGACGTGGTCTACCGCGCTCAGAAAGCCGGCGAGGCGATCTTGGCCCCGGGAGTGGCGCTCTGCAACGTGGATGCCGCCTGCCGCGACGTGATCACCGAGGCTGGCTATGGTGAGTTTTTCGTGCACTCCACGGGGCATGGCGTAGGCCTCGACGTGCATGAGGCCCCGCGGGCAGCGGCGGGCGTCAATCCTGAAAAAGAGCTAGTAGAAGGCATGACCGTGACGGTCGAGCCGGGCATCTACATCCCTGGTAAGACGGGTCTGCGCATCGAAAACACCTACGTCATTACCGCCGACGGAGCGCGTAGCTTCAACGCCTCGCCGACGGAACTGATCGTCGTTTAG
- the nusB gene encoding transcription antitermination factor NusB yields MTEERTADNKAAKAASFKRHGSRYKARRRAVDILFEAEFRDIDPVEIVEERISLAKDSANQVKPVPEYTQQIVPGVATNLDALDEAIALHLSSDWQLDRLPAVDRAVLRVAAWELKFNDDVPPQVAVVEGVELASEYSHDKAPSYIHAVLDGINKDLQLQADLKIADASAAKRAEQAEQAEQPGQAESDELDGLLDGVVQESDEA; encoded by the coding sequence ATGACTGAAGAACGCACAGCTGATAACAAAGCAGCTAAGGCCGCTTCCTTCAAGCGCCACGGCTCGCGCTACAAGGCGCGTCGTCGCGCCGTGGACATCTTGTTCGAGGCAGAGTTCCGCGATATCGACCCGGTGGAGATCGTCGAGGAGCGCATTTCCCTGGCTAAGGACTCGGCAAACCAGGTCAAGCCCGTGCCGGAGTACACCCAACAGATCGTGCCCGGCGTGGCTACCAACCTGGATGCGCTCGACGAGGCCATTGCGCTGCACCTGTCCAGCGATTGGCAGCTGGATCGTCTACCCGCAGTCGACCGCGCGGTGCTGCGCGTGGCGGCGTGGGAGCTGAAGTTCAACGATGACGTGCCGCCGCAAGTGGCCGTGGTCGAGGGGGTAGAGCTGGCCAGCGAATACTCCCACGACAAGGCACCTAGCTATATCCACGCGGTGCTGGATGGCATCAATAAGGACCTGCAGCTGCAGGCAGATTTGAAGATCGCCGACGCGTCTGCCGCTAAGCGGGCTGAGCAAGCCGAGCAAGCTGAGCAGCCCGGGCAAGCTGAGTCCGACGAGTTGGACGGACTGCTCGACGGAGTCGTTCAAGAGTCCGACGAAGCGTGA
- the pyrR gene encoding bifunctional pyr operon transcriptional regulator/uracil phosphoribosyltransferase PyrR: MNSTAGEADVTLLDADQVSRTVARIAHQIIEKTALDGEDSRRVVLLGIPSGGVPLAARLAEKIQHFTGVEVFQGSLDITLYRDDLRNTAHRALKPTKVPAEGIDGAVVVLVDDVLYSGRSIRAALDALTDIGRPYAVQVAVLIDRGHRKLPIRADYVGKNIPTAADEDVAVNLAELDGVDNVVLTRRPAAGEGSN, translated from the coding sequence ATGAACTCGACGGCTGGAGAAGCTGACGTCACCCTACTCGACGCAGATCAAGTTTCCCGTACTGTCGCGCGCATCGCGCACCAGATTATTGAAAAAACGGCGCTGGATGGTGAAGACTCCCGGCGCGTAGTTTTACTCGGCATTCCATCGGGGGGAGTGCCGCTTGCGGCCCGCCTGGCCGAAAAAATTCAGCATTTCACGGGGGTTGAAGTATTCCAGGGTTCCCTGGACATCACCCTGTATCGCGACGATTTGCGAAACACCGCCCACCGAGCGCTCAAGCCCACCAAGGTACCCGCGGAGGGGATCGATGGCGCCGTCGTGGTTTTGGTCGACGACGTGCTCTACAGCGGCCGTTCAATCCGCGCAGCACTCGACGCACTTACGGATATCGGCCGTCCGTACGCCGTGCAGGTCGCGGTGCTGATCGACCGCGGACACCGCAAACTGCCAATCCGTGCGGACTACGTGGGTAAGAATATTCCGACCGCTGCGGACGAGGATGTAGCCGTGAACCTCGCGGAGCTGGACGGCGTAGACAACGTGGTGCTGACCCGCAGGCCAGCAGCTGGGGAAGGGAGCAACTAA
- the aroB gene encoding 3-dehydroquinate synthase: MTNSHSADFKQQRIRVASQSPYEVVIDRGIDFATEEILKAAGATANYLIIHQPALADRAAELSKRLSAAGYAAHTHQIDDAESAKTAQSAAECWDVCAQVGLTRADTIIGLGGGAATDLAGFIAATWMRGIKVVHYPTTLLAMVDAAVGGKTGINTPAGKNLVGSFHEPSAVIVDLEVLETLPEAEMIAGSAEIVKAGFIADTEILDIYEADPQAALDPHGSLPELIARAIQVKADVVAVDLKESSLREILNYGHTYGHAVEHYENYRWRHGQAVAVGMIFEAELAKAAGLLSEADVRRHRDILNSVGLATSYDGAELDELLAAMGRDKKNKGGKIRFVVLEQIGKPTRLEGPSEELLRAAYAASVEA; encoded by the coding sequence ATGACCAACTCACATTCCGCAGACTTCAAGCAGCAACGCATTAGGGTTGCCTCCCAGTCGCCCTACGAGGTGGTCATTGACCGGGGCATTGACTTTGCTACTGAAGAGATCCTGAAGGCCGCAGGTGCTACCGCCAACTACCTGATCATTCACCAGCCCGCCCTAGCAGACCGTGCTGCCGAGCTGTCCAAGCGCCTTTCCGCGGCCGGCTATGCCGCACACACCCACCAGATCGATGACGCCGAATCGGCGAAAACTGCCCAGTCCGCCGCCGAGTGCTGGGATGTCTGTGCACAAGTTGGCCTGACCCGCGCCGATACGATCATCGGTTTGGGCGGCGGCGCCGCTACCGACCTCGCTGGCTTCATCGCTGCCACCTGGATGCGCGGCATTAAGGTAGTACATTATCCCACCACCTTGCTGGCCATGGTGGACGCTGCGGTCGGTGGCAAGACCGGCATCAACACGCCCGCTGGCAAGAACCTGGTCGGGTCTTTCCACGAGCCTAGCGCGGTCATTGTTGACCTGGAGGTTTTGGAGACGCTGCCGGAAGCCGAGATGATCGCCGGTTCGGCGGAGATTGTTAAAGCCGGCTTCATTGCCGATACCGAGATCTTGGACATCTACGAAGCAGATCCTCAGGCGGCACTGGACCCGCACGGCAGCCTGCCGGAATTGATCGCCCGCGCAATTCAGGTGAAGGCTGATGTGGTGGCGGTAGATCTGAAGGAATCCAGCCTGCGCGAGATCCTTAACTACGGTCACACTTACGGCCACGCGGTTGAGCATTACGAGAACTACCGCTGGCGCCATGGCCAGGCGGTGGCTGTGGGCATGATTTTCGAGGCGGAACTGGCCAAGGCAGCTGGGCTTTTGAGCGAGGCGGACGTTCGGCGTCACCGCGATATCCTTAATTCTGTAGGCTTGGCGACCAGCTACGACGGCGCTGAGTTGGACGAGCTGCTGGCGGCGATGGGCCGCGACAAGAAAAACAAGGGCGGGAAGATCCGCTTCGTGGTGCTTGAGCAGATCGGCAAGCCCACCCGTCTGGAAGGGCCTAGCGAGGAGCTGCTGCGCGCGGCGTACGCCGCTAGCGTGGAAGCTTAA